Below is a window of Streptomyces sp. NBC_01429 DNA.
AAGCGCTCCCACTGGTTGTGTTCGACGGTAGCGCCGAAGTGGCCTGAGTCAACAGTCCAGTTGAATTCTTTTACCTCCGGAGTCGGCTGGACGTGCGTCTTGTTCAAAGTCTTGACAGGTGCACGTACCCGCTCAACGCTTGGGAGCGCTCCCACTGGTTCGTATCCCCGCCCCCCACCCGCACCGGACCGCGAGGAGGACCCCTCCATGCTCGGTTTACGAGGCTCCCCACCAGGCGCACCACCATCGCTCGGCGGACCCCGCCGCCGACGCGGCACCCGGCGGCTGCTCACCGCCCTGGCGGCCGCCCTGTCCCTCCCGCTCGCCATGACCGCGATCGGCTCCACGCCCGCGCGGGCCGCGGCGGTCCAGTGCGGCGTCGACTACAAGACCAATGACTGGGGCTCCGGCTTCACCGCCGACCTCACGATCACCAATCGCGGTACGGACGCCCTCGACGGCTGGACGCTGACCTACGGCTACGCCGGCAACCAGACCCTCACGAGCGGCTGGAACGGCACCTGGACGCAGTCCGGCAAGACCGTCACGGTCAAGAACGCCTCGCACAACGGGTCGATCGCGCCAGGGGCGGCGGCGACCACCGGCGCCAACTTCACCTACAGCGGCGCCAACGCCGCGCCCACCGTCTTCGCCGTCAACGGTGTCACCTGCGCCGGCGCCCATCAGCCGCCCATCACCGTCCTGAGCAGTCCGGCCCCCGGCGCCGTGTTCACCGCGGGCGGCACCATCCCGATGGCCGCCACGGCGGCGGCCGCCGACGGCGCGGGGATCACCAAGGTCGAGTTCTACAGCGACACGACGCTGCTCGGCACCGACACCACCTCGCCGTACACCTTCGACTACACGAACGTTCCCGCCGGTGATCACTCCCTGTACGCCAAGGCGTACGACGGCCAGGCCGCCTCGTCCGAGTCGACCCCGGTCGGGGTACGGGTCGTCGCGGGCCCCTCGCTGGTCGCGACCCCGGCCCAACTGGGCGTCCAGCAGGGGAAGACGGGCACCTTCGGGGTGAAGCTCTCCGCCCAGCCGACGGCCAGTGTGAACGTGGCCGTCGCCCGCACCGCGGGCAACACCGGCCTCACCGTCACCGGCGGCGGCAGCCTCACCTTCACCACCGCCAACTGGAACACCGCCCAGCAGGTGACCATCACCGCCGCGGCCACCGGCACCGGCGCCGCCACCTTCACCGCGACCGCGCCGGGACAGGCCAAGGCGGACGTCACCGTCACCCAGCTGGCCGCCGCGAGCACCTCCGACGCCCGGTTCCTGGAGCTGTACGGCAAGATCACCGACCCGGCCGCCGGTTACTTCTCGCCCGACGGCATCCCGTACCACTCGGTGGAGACCCTCATCGTCGAGGCGCCCGACCAGGGCCACGAGACGACCTCCGAGGCGTACAGCTATCTGATCTGGCTCCAGGCCATGTACGGCAAGGTCACCGGCGACTGGACCAAGTTCAACGGCGCCTGGGACATCATGGAGAAGTACATGATCCCCACCCACGCCGACCAGCCGACCAACAGCTTCTACACCGCGTCGAAACCGGCCACCTACGCGCCCGAGTGGGATCTGCCCTCGCAGTACCCCTCCCAGCTGAACAGCAACGTCCCGGTCGGCAACGACCCGATCGCGGCCGAGCTGAAGAGCGCCTACGGCACCGACGACATCTACGGCATGCACTGGATCCAGGACGTCGACAACGTCTACGGCTTCGGCAACTCGCCCGGCAAGTGCGAGGCGGGCCCGGCGGACAAGGGTCCCTCCTACATCAACACCTTCCAGCGCGGACCGCAGGAGTCGGTCTGGGAGACCGTGACCCAGCCGACCTGTGACTCCTTCAAGTACGGCGGCAAGAACGGCTATCTGGACCTGTTCACCGGTGACGCCTCCTACACCAAGCAGTGGAAGTTCACCAACGCCCCCGACGCCGACGCCCGGGTCGTCCAGGCCGCGTACTGGGCCTCGGAGTGGGCGAAGGAGCAGGGCAAGGGCAGCCAGGTCGCGGCCAATGTCGCGAAGGCCGCCAAGATGGGCGACTACCTCCGCTACGCCATGTATGACAAGTACTTCAAGAAGGTCGGCGACTGCGTGGGGGAGACCGCCTGCCCGGCGGGCAGCGGCAAGAACAGCTCGCACTATCTGCTCTCGTGGTACTACGCCTGGGGCGGCGCCACCGACACCTCGGCCGGCTGGGCCTGGCGCATCGGATCCAGCTTCAGCCACAGCGGCTACCAGAACCCGATGGCGGCCTGGGCGCTCAGCTCGTACGCCGACCTCAAGCCCAAGTCGGCCACCGGCCAGCAGGACTGGACCACCAGCCTCAAGCGGCAGGTCGAGTTCTACCGCTGGCTCCAGTCCGCCGAGGGCGGCATCGCGGGCGGCGCGACCAACAGCTGGCAGGGCCGCTACGCCCAGCCGCCGGCCGGTACCCCGACCTTCTACGGCATGTACTACGACGAGGCCCCCGTCTACCACGACCCGCCGTCCAACCAGTGGTTCGGCTTCCAGGCGTGGTCCATGGAGCGCGTCGCGGAGTACTACCAGCAGACCGGTGACAGCGCGGCCAAGGCCGTGCTGGACAAGTGGGTGAGCTGGGCGCTGTCCAAGACCACCATCAACCCGGACGGTACGTATCAGATCCCGTCGACCCTCCAGTGGTCCGGCAAGCCGGACACCTGGAACGCCACGACGCCCGGCGCCAACACCGGACTGCACGTCACCGTCGCGGACTACACGAACGACGTCGGCGTGGCCGCCGCGTACGCCAAGACCCTCTCCTACTACGCGGCGAAGTCGGGGAACACGGCCGCCAGGACCACGGCCAAGGCCCTGCTCGACGGCATGTGGGACCACCACCAGGACGCCCTGGGCATCGCGGTCCCCGAGACCCGCGCCGACTACAGCCGCTTCAACGAGCCGGTGTACGTACCGAGCGGCTGGACCGGGACCATGCCGAACGGCGACGCGATCGGCTCCGCCTCCACCTTCGCCTCGATCCGCTCCTTCTACAAGAGCGACCCGGCCTGGTCCAAGGTCGAGGCCTATCTGAAGGGCGGCGCCGCGCCGACCTTCACCTATCACCGGTTCTGGGCGCAGGCGGACATCGCGCTGGCGCTCGGCTCGTACGGGGATCTCTTCGAATAGCGCGGGCCATCTCCCACGCCCCCGACGCGGAGGGTCCCGGCTGTCGCCCGCCGGGACTCTCCGTCCTCATGTTCGCTGCCCGAACACCCCTGTCGTTACGACCGTTTGATGCGATTTTGGGACACGGATTTGACAACACAAGGTCAAATCCTGGTTTCCGACCTGTCCGAGCGGGTCGAATGGATGTCACTCTCTGGACGGCTCACCGCGCGTAGAGCGCACGGCGGGCTGCTTCATGACATGCACAGCTCAGCACCATTGGGCGGTGGCCGCACCCCTACGGCCCCCGCTTTCCCCACAGAGGGTCCGCTCATCGGCGGCCCGACACTCTTGGAGACTGAGTGAGACTCGTAGCTTCCTCCCCCCGCACCACCACCTCCCGCAAGACCCCCCTGCGCGTCGCCGCGCTCGTCGCCTCCGCGGCCATGGTCGTCGTCGGCGTGCAGTCGGGCACCGCGAGCGCCCAGCCCGACACCGCCCGCGAGAGCGGTGCCGCGGCCGTGGCGTTCACGCCCAGCCAGCGTGTCGAGGCCATCAAGGACGCGCAGGCGGACACCGCGAGCCAGGCGAAGTCCCTGGGCCTCGGCGCCCAGGAGAAGCTGGTCGTACGGGATGTGATCAAGGACGCCGACGGTACGGTCCACACCCGTTACGAGCGGACCTACGCCGGTCTGCCCGTACTCGGCGGCGACCTCGTCGTCCATGAGCCCGCCGCCGGGAAGACCAGCGTCACCAAGGCGGTCTCGGCCCGGATAGCCGTGGCCTCCACCACCGCCGAGGTCGCCTCCTCGGCCGCCAAGTCGACCGCGCTCAGGACCGCCAAGGCGGAGAAGACCGCCGAGGCCGCAGCCGAGGGCGCGCCCCGCAAGGTGATCTGGGCGGCCGACGGCACCCCGGTACTCGCCTGGGAGACCGTCGTCGAGGGCTTCCAGCCCGACGGCACGCCGAGCGAGCTGCACGTCGTCACCGACGCGGCCACCGGCAAGGAGCTGTTCAAGGACGAGGCCATCGAGACCGGCACCGGAACCGGCAAGTACAACGGCTCGGTGACCATCGGCACCACCAAGAGCGGCACCACGTACAACCTCACCGACAGCGGCCGCGGCGGTCACAAGACATACGACCTCAACCAGGGCACCTCCGGCACCGGCACGCTCTTCACCAACTCGACCGACACCTGGGCGGGCGGCCGGCTGACCGCCGGTGTCGACGTCCACTACGGCGCCGCCACCACCTGGGACTTCTACAAGAACGTGGTGGGCCGCAACGGCATCAAGAACAACGGTGTCGCGTCCTACTCCCGCGCCCACTACGGCAACAGCTACGTCAACGCGTTCTGGAGCGACAGCTGCTTCTGCATGACGTACGGCGACGGCTCGGGCAACAGCAACCCGCTCACCTCGCTCGACGTGGCCGCCCACGAGATGACCCACGGCGTCACCGCCGCCACGGCCAACCTCAACTACAGCGGTGAGTCCGGCGGCCTCAACGAGGCCACCTCCGACATCTTCGCCGCGGCGGTCGAGTTCTACGCCAACAACCCGAGCGCGCCGGGCAACTACCTGGTCGGCGAGCAGATCAACATCAACGGCAACGGCACCCCGCTGCGCTACATGGACAAGCCGAGCAAGGACGGCGCGTCCAAGGACTACTGGTCGTCCACCCTCGGCAACGTGGACGTCCACTACTCCTCCGGCCCCGCCAACCACTTCTTCTACCTGCTGTCCGAGGGCAGCGGCGCGAAGACCGTCAACGGCGTGAGCTACAACAGCCCCACGTACGACGGCTCCACGCTCGCCGGTATCGGCCGGGACAAGGCCATCCAGATCTGGTACAAGGCCCTGACGACGTACATGACGTCCACCACCAAGTACGCCGGCGCGCGCACCGCGACGCTGAGCGCGGCGGGCGCCCTGTACGGCACGACCAGCACCGAGTACAAGGCGGTCGCCGCCACCTGGACCGCGATCAACGTCAGCTGACCGAGGCGGTCCGCCGGTCCCGGCCGGCTGACCGCTCACCGGGCACGGGCCCGCGCGTTCACCACGCGCGGGCCCGTGCGCGTGTGCGCCCCGCCGGGGCCGGGCACGGGCAGTAGGGTGCGGTGCCGGATCCGTACGACAGGTCCGAAGTGTCCCCCGTCCCCACCCGCGAAGGAGACCGGCGATGAGCGCGTCCACCGAAGGCAACCGGCAGTACGGGAAGAATCCCTTCAAGCGTTCCACGAGCCACTTCGCGGACCGGATCACGGCCGACGGCCGCGACGGCTGGCCCGTCGAGGCCGGCCGCTACCGGCTGGTGGTCAGCCGCGCCTGCCCGTGGGCGAGCCGCGCCCTCGTCTCGCGGCGCCTCCTCGGGCTGGAGAGCGCCCTCCCGGTCGCCGTCGCCGACCCGATCCAGGACGACCGCAGCTGGCGCTTCACCCTCGACCCGGACGGCCGCGACCCCGTCCTCGGCATCCGCTTCCTCGCCGAGGCGTACGACGCGCGCCGGACCGGCTACCCCGGCGGGGTCAGCGTGCCCGCGATCGTGGACGTACCCAGCGGGCAGCTGGTCACCAACGACTTCCAGCGCATCACCCTCGACCTGGCCACCGAGTGGACGCCGCTGCACCGGCCGGGCGCCCCCGACCTCTATCCCGAGCCGCTGCGCGAGGAGATCGACGAGGTCATGGAGGGCGTCTTCCGCGATGTCAACAACGGCGTGTACCGGGCCGGCTTCGCGACGGGGCAGAGCGAGTACGAGGACGCCTACCGAGCCGTGTTCCGCCGGTTCGGCCTGCTCTCCGAGCGGCTGGCGAACCGCCGGTACCTGGTGGGGGACACCCTCACCGAGGCGGACATCAGGCTGTTCACCACGCTGGTGCGCTTCGACGCCGTCTACCACGGACACTTCAAGTGCAACCGGTACAAGCTGACGGAGAACCCGGTGCTCTGGGCCTACGCCAGGGATCTCTACCAGACGCCCGGGTTCGGCGACACGGTGGATTTCGACCACATCAAGCGCCACTACTACCAGGTCCACACCGGTATCAACCCGACCGGCATCGTGCCCCTGGGCCCCGACCTGTCGGGCTGGCTGACCGCGCACCACCGCGCGGAGCTGGGCGGCCGGCCGTTCGGGGACGGGACACCCCCGGGCCCGGTGCCGCCCGGCGAGGAGATCCCGCCCGCAGGGCGCCCCTGAGGCTGTCGGGCGGCCTTCGGGCGGCTTTCCGGTCGACAGAAGCCGAACGCTGAGCGCCGCCGTCAGCCCCCGGCCGGGGGCCGGCGCAGCAGATACAGCCCGACGCCCGCCGCCAGTGCCAGCACGACGACGGTGAAGGTCATCCCCGCGCCCCGCAGGCCCAGCCAGAGGGTCAGCGCTCCGACGCCGACGACCGGCAGCGAGATGCCCAGATAGGCGACGACGAAGAACGCGGAGACCGTGCCGCCCCGGTGCTCGGGCGGCGCGGCGCCGCTGACCGCGGTCATGGCGGCCCGGAAGGCGAGCCCCTGGCCGAGCCCGCCGCAGAGCGCGCCCGCCACGAGCAGCGGCAGCGACCGTACGGCCAGGGACGCGCCCACCAGCGCCAGCCCGACGACCAGCACGAGACAGCCGCCCGGCAGCGCCGCCCGTACCCCCACCCGTCCCAGCAGCGACTGGCCGACGGTGGAGGCCAGGAAGACGGAGAAGACGACCGCGCCCGAGACCGCGAGATTGCGCACCTGGAGCGTCTGGGCCATGAAGGACGGCGCCACCGCCGTGAACAGCCCCAGCAGCGCGAACCCGGCGAAGGCGGCGAGGGCCGACGACGCGAACACCCCACGGACCTGCGGCGGCACCACCAGCCCCTGCGGCCGCAGCGGCCCCCACCGCCCCCGCGTCCTCTGCCCCTGGTCCTGCTCGGCCCGCTTCTTCCGCGCGACCGTCTCCGGCAGGTACCAGGTCAGTACGCCGGCCACCGCCACCAGCGCCAGATGCGCCAGAAACGGCAGCCGCAGCGGCCAGGGCGCGTACTGGGCGAGCAGCCCGGCCAGCAGCGGGCCGCACCCCAGACCGCCCATGTTCGCCGCCGTGGCCGCCAGCCCCGCGCGCGCCTCGCGGCCCGGCGGCGCCAGCTCCATCACGGTGACGGTCGCCGCCCCGCTGAGCAGCCCGGCGGCGAAGCCCGACAGCAGCCGGCCCGCGAAGAGCGCCACGAGCCCGCCCTCGAACAGGAAGCACAGCGCGCTGGCCGCCGACAGCCCCAGCGCGCACAGCAGCACCGGCCGGCGGCCCACCTCGTCCGAGACGTTGCCCGCCAGCAGCAGCGTGGCGATCACCCCGAGGGCGTAGACGGCGAACACGATCGTCACCATCAGCTCGGAGAAGCCGAGCTGGGCGCGGTAGAGCCCGTACAGCGGGGTGGGCAGGGTCGTACCGGCCATGCCCACGGCGAAGATCCCGGCGGCCACCGGATATCCCGGGCGCCGGTGGCCGCGGCCGTGGTCCATCTGGCGGTGCATCGGGAACACGCCCCCTCGGCGGAACTCCACGCGGGTCGGGCGGGCCCCCGCGCCCATCAGGTCACCGCGCGCCGCGAGGGCGCGCGCCTGGCTCCATCAACCCCCACATCGGTCCCCCGCACCATCCGGGACCGGCGTAAGAGGGAAGGGGCCGAGCGGTGCGGGAGGGATGGAGCCGGGACGTACGCGCGCGTACCGTCGGTCAGTCGGCAGGCCGGGCGGACAGCTCCCGCGGCAGCCCGGCGCCCGGCTGCGGAACCTCGCCGAAGTCCTCGTCGTCGCTGTCCACCCGCAGCCGGTTGATCACCGCCTCCAGCGAGGCCGGCAGGGTGGGGCGGCGGCCGTTGTGGCACTGGCTCAGCAGATCGTGCCCGACCGCCTCCGGCAGCAGCGCGGAGAGCACGGCCGGCGTCGCGGCACGGCCGGCTCCCGGCAGCCGGCGGGACTGGTCGCGCCAGTGGGCGGCGTCCCTGAACTCGGCTCTCTGCTGGTGCGCGAGGAAGAGACAGAAGGCGGCCGTCCGGTTGCCGCCCCCGGCGGCGAACTGCCACCAGAACTGCGCCGCGTCCCGGTGGCCGGTCAGATGCAGGAGCGCGGCGAAGACGACGGCGCCCTCCGGATCGATACGGTCGTGCGCCACCAGCCGGGTCAGCGCGCCGGCCGCCTCGGGCGCGTTGAGGACGAGGGAGACGGCGAGGCTCAGATCGTGCGCGGCCTGCTCGTGGGCCGAGGGAAAGCGGGTGGGAGGCGTCGCCGGTCCCGGCGGGCGCGCGGCGGCCGTGCCGTCGGTACGGCGCGCGGTCAGACGTCTGCGGGTGGCCTCGGCGTCGTATTCGTCGTAGTCGTCGTACGTGTGGTCGAGGACTTCCGCGTCCTCCAGCAGCAGGTCGACCGCGGCGGCGGGCGTCCTCGGAGCGCTGGGGGTGGGGTCGTTCGTGCGGCGCACGGTGGCTACTCTCCCGTTTCCGTCTCGTCTTCCGTATCCGTATCAGTCCCGGTTCCGGTCAAGCCGAGATCCTTGGCCAGCCGTCGCCTCGCGTGCCGTACATGGGAGCGGACGGTGGCCAGTTCCACCCCCAGGTACTCGGCGACGACCTCGTCCGGGATCCGCAGGACGTAGCGCAGCACGATCACGTCGTACTGCCGCTCGGGGAGCCGGGAGATGGCCGCGTAGAGTCCGATCTCGCCCTGGAGCACGGCGAACCGATCGCGGGACTCGTACAGCAGGAGCTTGCGGATCGCGGCCTGGAAGGCGGCGGTGTCGACCAGCACCGGCTGAAGGCCGCGCGCGTCCAGCCAGCGGGCCACCTCCTCCTTGAGGACGGCCCACGCGTACTGGGCCACCGATTCCTGGATCAGGACATGGGGCCAGTGTTCCAGCAGCCGGGCACAGGTCGCGTCCACCACGCTCTCCGCCGCGGCCCGGCTGCCGACCTGGGTGTGGGCGTAGCGCAGCCACAGCCGGTGGTGGTGCGCGTCGAAGGCGTCGAAGGTCAACGCCAGCCGCCGCTCGGGCGGTTCACCGGGGGAGAGGGCCGCGCCGAAGGCGCCCACACCCTGGACGGCCCGGGTGGCGCGCGCCCTCACGAGCCGCACCCGGCGGTGGCGCGTGCGGCCAGGATGGTCGGATCAACGTGCACTGAGGCCCCGTTCACTGGGCACCACGCCGCTCCACGGCAGAGGGCGTCGGTGCGGGAGGTGTGTCTCCTCCCACCTGTCAGCCAACCGGATATGCGCCGTCGATGTGCAGGGCACGCCCGGTATTTTTCGCCGATAGTGATCATACGACTACTCAAGGGTGGGGTGGGTGTGTTCCGGATGTCCCTCCACCTCACTCCTCAGCAGGCCCTTCTGTAAAGAGGGTTGGTGTACGTCGTACGGTTGTCCGTATACGAAGCTGGGCAGTTACCCGGAGGCCATCCGGTGACGAGGACGGGGCGAGCGGTGGGCGACAGCGGCACGGTGGACCTGGAGCTGGACCGGGCGCACTCGGCCCGGATGTACGACTACTACCTGGGCGGGACGACCAACTTCCCCGCCGACCGGGAGGCCGCGGCGCGCGCCATGTCGGCCTTCCCCTCCATCCTGGCCACCGCCCGTATCAACCGGCGCTTCATGCACCGCTCCGTGCGCTTCCTCGCCCGGGAGGGCATGCGGCAGTTCCTCGACATCGGGACCGGCATCCCCACCTCGCCGAACCTGCACGAGGTCGCGCAGCGCGAAGTCCCCGACGCACGCGTCGTCTACACCGACAACGATCCGATCGTGCTGGCCCACGCCCGCGCCCTGCTGCGCAGCACCCCCGAGGGGCGTACCGCCTACGTCCACGGGGATGTCACCGAGCCCGAAGTCCTGCTGGCGGCGCCGGAGTTGCGCGAGACGCTCGACTTCACCCGGCCGATCGCCCTCAGTCTCAACGCGCTGCTGCATTTCGTCACGGACGAACACGACGCGTACGCCGTGGTCGAGCACCTCAAGGCCGCGCTGCCGTCCGGCTCCACCCTCGCGATAGCCCATGCCACCACCGAGTTCGACCCGGAGGGCATGGCGCGACTCACCACCGCGTACCAAGCCGCCGGCACTCCCGGCCAGGCGCGCACCCGCGAGGAGATCGACCGCTTCTTCACCGGGTGGCGGCTCCTCGGCCCCGGGATCACCCCGTCGCACGAATGGCGTCCCGATCCCGAGGAGTCGACCGAGCCGGTGACCCTCAAGGAGGCGGCCTGCTACGTGGGCGTGGCCCGCAAACCCTGACCGGGAGCGGGCCCCCGGCGGCCCCGGCCCCCGGGCGGTCAGGAACGCGGACCCACGTCGTCCAGCACACCGCCGTCACGGCGCGCCGTCAGCCCGGCCTCGATCTCGTCCAGCGCGTGGCGCGCCGCGGCTATCCGGGCCAGCAGCACCGTCGGGTGCTCGGCGGCACCGGCCGGCGGGGCAGGCACGTCGCCGGCCCGCTCGTTTTCGAGTTCCCGCGCCTCCTCAAGGGAGTTGATGACCACTCCGATCAGCAGATTGACCAGAATGAACGACCCCAGCAGCACGAACGAGGCGAAGTAGAGGATCGTCCACCGGGACACCTCAAGACCCCCGCGCACCGCGTCACCGAGACCGTCGAGGGTGATCAGCAGGAAGAGTGTGAGCGCGGCGCGCCCCAGGGAGCCGTAGTGCTCGGGATCGGAGCGGGCGAAGAAGACCCAGCCGACCATGGCGTACACGTACAGCAGCAGCGCGCCCACCAGTACGAAACTCAGCGTGCCGGGAAGGCTCTTGCCGACCGCCACGATCACGATGCGCAGCTGCGGCAGGAACCGGGCCGCGCGCAGCACCCGGGCGAGCCGCAGCAGCCGCAGCGCGGTGGCGTTGTCGCGGGCGAACGGCGCGAGCGCCAGCAGGACGACCACGAGGTCGAACATGTTCCACGGGTCGCGGAAGAAGTCCTTCGGGCGGTCCGCGCAGGCGGCGGCGCGCAGCAGGATCTCCCCGGTGAACGCGGCGAGGAACAGATACTCGGCGGTCTTCAGTTCATCGCGCCACTGATGGACCGCGCCGGTGTACGTCTCGACGCCCAGCAGAACGGCGTTGCCGACGATCAGACAGAACACCACGAGCTGGAAGCCGTCGGACTCCACGACGTGCCGGCTGCGAGCGGCGAGAGCGGGTGGCCGTAATCGACTCGTCCCGTTGGACATGAGCTGAACCTGTTTTCTTAGCGACGTGCGGACGTGCGGGCGTGCGGACGTGCAGGGATGCACGCGGATCGTGTGCGCACAAAGATACGGAGGTCACGGAACGGGTCGGCGACCGGTGCCCGGGGCGGGGCACCGGCCGCCGGCCGGTGGGTGCTGATGACCACTGTCAGCGCGCTCGCGCCGGCTGTCAGTCTGTGGCGGGCGATCCCGCCGCGGGGCCGACCAGCTCCTCCAGCACGTCCTCCATGGTCACGAAGCCGATGACCGTCCCCTTGTCACCGGTGACGGCGGCGAGGTGCGTTCCGGCGGCGCGCATGGCCGTCATCGTGTCGTCGAGCGGGGTGTCGATCTCGACCCTGATCACCGTGTGCAGCGCGGCGCGCGGGAAGGGCCGCGTCCGCTCCGTGACGCCGAGGGCGTCCTTGATGTGCAGGTAGCCGAGAATCGTGTCGTCGGGTCCGGTGACCGGCAGCCGGGAGAACCCGGAGGACGCGGCGGCGCGCTCCAACTGCTGCGGGGTGGTCAGGTGGTCGACGGTGATCGTCCGGCTGAGCGGGACCATCACCTCGCCCGCCGGGCGGGTGCCCAGCTCCAGGGCGTCCCGCAGCCGCTCGCCGTCCGCCGGGTCCAGCAGCCCCGCCTCGCTGGAGTCCGTGACCAGCCGGACCAGCTCGTCGTCGGTGAACACCGAGGCGACCTCGTCCTTGGGCTCGACCTTCAGCAGCCGCAGGATCGAGTTGGCGAACGCGTTGATCCCGAAGATGACCGGCCGCAGCGCCCGGGTCAGCGCGACCAGCGCGGGGGCGAGCGCCAGCGCCGTGGGGGCGGGCGCGGCCAGCGCGATGTTCTTCGGCACCATCTCGCCGATCAGCATGTGCAGATAGGTCGCCAGGGTCAGCGCGATCACGAACGCGATCGGGTGGATCAGCGCCGAGGGCATCCCGATGGCCTCGAACGGCGGCTCCAGCAGATGCGCGATCGCGGGCTCGGCGACGGCGCCCAGCACCAGCGAGGAGATGGTGATGCCGAGCTGCGCGGTGGCCATGGCCGCGGAGAGATGACGCAGCCCCCACAGGGTGCTCGTCGCCCGTCGGCTGCCCTTGAGCGCCAGTGGCTCGATCTGGCTGCGCCGTACCGAGATCAGGGCGAACTCGGCGCCGACGAAGAACGCGTTGGTGAACAGGGTGAGCACGCCGATGGCGAGCTGAAGGGCGGTCATCGGGCATCCTCCGGAAGCTGCGCGGCCGGAGCGGGCGCGGTGACACCGACCCGGTCGGCCCGGTGGTGGTCGACCCGCAGGACGGCGAACCGCCAGCCGTCGATCTCCAGGGTGTCGTCCGGCACGGGCAGTCGCTCCAGCCGGGTCGCGAGCAGCCCGGCCAGCGTCTCGTACGGGCCTTCCGGCGCGTCGAAGCCGATCTCGCGCAGCTGGTCGAGCCGGAGGGAGCCGTCCGCCTCCCAGACGCCCCGGCCGTCGGGGGACGGGTCGCCGGCGGCCAGCCCCGGGATCTCGTCCGGGTCGTGCTCGTCGCGCACCTCGCCGACGACCTCCTCGACGATGTCCTCCACGGTGGCGACCCCGGCGGTGCCGCCGTACTCGTCGATGACCACGGCCATCGTCCGCGACTCCCGCAGCCGGCGCAGCAGCCGGTCCACCGGCAGCGAGTCGGGCACCAGCAGCGGGCCGGTGGACAGCTCGGTGACCGGGGTGTGCGCGCGCCTGGACTCCTCCAGGGCCAGCACGTCGCGGATATGGACGGTGCCGATGACCTCGTCCAGGCTGTCCCGGTAGACGGGGAAGCGGGACAGGCCGGTGGCCAGCGCCAGCAGCGCCGCGTCGGCGGCCGTGGCATGCGCCTCCAGCGCCCGGACGTCCACCCGCGGCGTCATCACGTTCTCCGCGGACAGCTCGGCCAGGTGCAGGGTCCGTACGAACAGCTCGGCGGAGTCCGGCTCTATGGCACCCTCCCGCGCGGAGTGGCGCGCCAGGGCGACCAGCTCCTCGGGGGTACGGGCGGAGGCCAGCTCCTCGGCGGGCTCCAGGCCCATCCGCCGCACGAGACGGTTCGCGGTGTTGTTGAGATGGCGGATCAGCGGGCCGAAGGCGGCGGTGAAGCCGCGCTGCGGTCCCGCCACGACCTTGGCGACGGCGAGCGGACTGGAGATCGCCCAGTTCTTGGGGACCAGCTCGCCGACCACCATCAGCACCACGGTCGACAGCGCGACCCCGAGCAGGGTGGCCACCGTGGACACCGCGCCCCCGGGCAGGCCGACGGCCTCCAGCGGGCCGCGCAGCAGCACGGCGAGGGACGGCTCGGCGAGCATGCCGATGACCAGCGAGGTCACCGTGATGCCCAGCTGGGCGCCGGAGAGCTGGAAGGTCAGCC
It encodes the following:
- a CDS encoding RNA polymerase sigma factor, yielding MRARATRAVQGVGAFGAALSPGEPPERRLALTFDAFDAHHHRLWLRYAHTQVGSRAAAESVVDATCARLLEHWPHVLIQESVAQYAWAVLKEEVARWLDARGLQPVLVDTAAFQAAIRKLLLYESRDRFAVLQGEIGLYAAISRLPERQYDVIVLRYVLRIPDEVVAEYLGVELATVRSHVRHARRRLAKDLGLTGTGTDTDTEDETETGE
- a CDS encoding SAM-dependent methyltransferase: MYDYYLGGTTNFPADREAAARAMSAFPSILATARINRRFMHRSVRFLAREGMRQFLDIGTGIPTSPNLHEVAQREVPDARVVYTDNDPIVLAHARALLRSTPEGRTAYVHGDVTEPEVLLAAPELRETLDFTRPIALSLNALLHFVTDEHDAYAVVEHLKAALPSGSTLAIAHATTEFDPEGMARLTTAYQAAGTPGQARTREEIDRFFTGWRLLGPGITPSHEWRPDPEESTEPVTLKEAACYVGVARKP
- a CDS encoding ion transporter; translated protein: MSNGTSRLRPPALAARSRHVVESDGFQLVVFCLIVGNAVLLGVETYTGAVHQWRDELKTAEYLFLAAFTGEILLRAAACADRPKDFFRDPWNMFDLVVVLLALAPFARDNATALRLLRLARVLRAARFLPQLRIVIVAVGKSLPGTLSFVLVGALLLYVYAMVGWVFFARSDPEHYGSLGRAALTLFLLITLDGLGDAVRGGLEVSRWTILYFASFVLLGSFILVNLLIGVVINSLEEARELENERAGDVPAPPAGAAEHPTVLLARIAAARHALDEIEAGLTARRDGGVLDDVGPRS
- a CDS encoding hemolysin family protein; translation: MTALQLAIGVLTLFTNAFFVGAEFALISVRRSQIEPLALKGSRRATSTLWGLRHLSAAMATAQLGITISSLVLGAVAEPAIAHLLEPPFEAIGMPSALIHPIAFVIALTLATYLHMLIGEMVPKNIALAAPAPTALALAPALVALTRALRPVIFGINAFANSILRLLKVEPKDEVASVFTDDELVRLVTDSSEAGLLDPADGERLRDALELGTRPAGEVMVPLSRTITVDHLTTPQQLERAAASSGFSRLPVTGPDDTILGYLHIKDALGVTERTRPFPRAALHTVIRVEIDTPLDDTMTAMRAAGTHLAAVTGDKGTVIGFVTMEDVLEELVGPAAGSPATD
- a CDS encoding hemolysin family protein, whose protein sequence is MTEVLLLLLALALTLACAVFVAAEFSLTTVERGELERAAEAGERGAAGALEAAKRLTFQLSGAQLGITVTSLVIGMLAEPSLAVLLRGPLEAVGLPGGAVSTVATLLGVALSTVVLMVVGELVPKNWAISSPLAVAKVVAGPQRGFTAAFGPLIRHLNNTANRLVRRMGLEPAEELASARTPEELVALARHSAREGAIEPDSAELFVRTLHLAELSAENVMTPRVDVRALEAHATAADAALLALATGLSRFPVYRDSLDEVIGTVHIRDVLALEESRRAHTPVTELSTGPLLVPDSLPVDRLLRRLRESRTMAVVIDEYGGTAGVATVEDIVEEVVGEVRDEHDPDEIPGLAAGDPSPDGRGVWEADGSLRLDQLREIGFDAPEGPYETLAGLLATRLERLPVPDDTLEIDGWRFAVLRVDHHRADRVGVTAPAPAAQLPEDAR